In the Streptomyces sp. 840.1 genome, one interval contains:
- a CDS encoding HAD family phosphatase, translating to MTSTIPASLTRTAEGAALQAVLLDMDGTLVDTEGFWWDVEKEVFADLGHTLEESWREVVVGGPMTRSAGYLIEATGADITLPEVTVLLNDRFEKRIGLGVPLMPGAARLLAELGRHRIPTALVSASHRRIIDRVLDSVGHHHFALTVAGDEVTRTKPHPEPYLAAAAGFGADPRFCAVIEDTATGVAAAEAAGCRVVAVPSVSPIAPAPGRVVVTSLEEVDLAFLRGLVTGMH from the coding sequence ATGACCAGTACGATTCCCGCGTCCCTGACCCGTACGGCAGAGGGTGCGGCCCTGCAGGCCGTGCTCCTCGACATGGACGGCACCCTGGTCGACACCGAGGGCTTCTGGTGGGACGTCGAGAAGGAGGTCTTCGCCGACCTCGGGCACACGCTGGAGGAGTCCTGGCGTGAAGTGGTCGTCGGCGGCCCGATGACCCGCAGCGCCGGGTACCTGATCGAAGCCACCGGCGCCGACATCACCCTCCCGGAGGTGACCGTGCTGCTCAACGACCGCTTCGAGAAGCGCATCGGCCTCGGGGTGCCCCTGATGCCCGGAGCGGCCCGGCTCCTGGCCGAGCTGGGCAGACACCGGATCCCCACCGCCCTGGTCTCGGCCTCGCACCGGCGGATCATCGACCGGGTGCTGGACTCCGTGGGGCACCATCACTTCGCACTGACCGTCGCGGGCGACGAGGTCACCCGGACGAAGCCGCACCCGGAGCCGTATCTCGCCGCCGCCGCAGGCTTCGGGGCCGACCCCCGGTTCTGCGCGGTCATCGAGGACACGGCGACCGGAGTCGCCGCGGCGGAGGCCGCCGGGTGCCGGGTGGTCGCCGTGCCGTCGGTGTCACCGATCGCACCCGCCCCCGGCCGCGTCGTCGTGACTTCTCTCGAAGAAGTCGATCTCGCATTTCTCAGGGGCCTGGTCACGGGAATGCATTGA
- the metH gene encoding methionine synthase, producing MAPSPTPSADSRTRTAALREALATRVVVADGAMGTMLQAQDPTLEDFENLEGCNEILNLTRPDIVRSVHEEYFAVGVDCVETNTFGANHSAANEYEIADRIVELSESGARIAREVADEFTAKDGRQRWVLGSVGPGTKLPSLGHIAYDVLRDGYQQNAEGLLAGGADALIVETTQDLLQTKSSLIGARRAMDALGIDVPLICSLAFETTGVMLLGSEIGAALTALEPLGIDLIGLNCSTGPDEMSEHLRYLAQHSRTPLMCMPNAGLPVLTKDGAHFPLGPEGLADAQETFVSDYGLSLIGGCCGTTPEHLRQVVERARGLTPAVRDPRPEPGAASLYQTVPFRQDTSYLAIGERTNANGSKKFREAMLEARWDDCVEMARDQIREGAHLLDLCVDYVGRDGVADMAELAGRFATASTLPIVLDSTELPVLRAGLEKLGGRAVLNSVNYEDGDGPESRFVKVTQLAAEHGAALIALTIDEEGQARTVEHKVAIAERLIEDLTGNWGIHESDILIDCLTFTICTGQEESRKDGIATIGAIRELKKRHPDVQTTLGLSNISFGLNPAARVVLNSVFLDECVKAGLDSAIVHASKILPIARLDEEQVKVAHDLIYDRRAEDYDPLQRLMELFEGVNMKSMKEGKAEELLALPLDERLQRRIIDGEKKGLEADLDEALQTRPALDIVNDTLLEGMKVVGELFGSGQMQLPFVLQSAEVMKTAVAHLEPHMEKSDAEGKGTIVLATVRGDVHDIGKNLVDIILSNNGYNVVNIGIKQPVSAILEAAEENRADVIGMSGLLVKSTVIMKENLQELNQRKLAAEYPVILGGAALTRAYVEQDLHEIYEGEVRYARDAFEGLRLMDALIGVKRGVPGAVLPELKQRRVPKREAAVLEVEEPEEGVRSDVSVTNPVPEPPFWGTRVVKGIQLKEYASWLDEGALFKGQWGLKQARAGDGPTYEELVETEGRPHLRGWLDKLHTENLLEAAVVYGYFPCVSKGDDLILLHEDGSERTRFTFPRQRRGRRLCLADFFRPEESGETDVIGLQVVTVGSRIGGETAKLFEANAYRDYLELHGLSVQLAEALAEYWHARVRSELGFAGEDPADVEDMFALKYRGARFSLGYGACPDLEDRAKIADLLQPERIGVHLSEEFQLHPEQSTDAIVIHHPEAKYFNAR from the coding sequence ATGGCCCCGTCGCCGACCCCTTCAGCCGACAGCAGGACCCGGACCGCAGCGCTCCGTGAGGCGCTCGCCACCCGAGTGGTGGTCGCCGACGGTGCCATGGGCACCATGCTGCAGGCCCAGGACCCCACGCTCGAGGACTTCGAGAACCTCGAGGGCTGCAACGAGATCCTGAACCTCACGCGCCCCGACATCGTGCGCTCCGTGCATGAGGAGTACTTCGCGGTCGGCGTGGACTGTGTGGAGACGAACACCTTCGGCGCCAACCACTCGGCGGCGAACGAGTACGAGATCGCCGACCGGATCGTCGAACTGTCCGAGTCGGGTGCCCGTATCGCCCGCGAGGTCGCCGACGAGTTCACCGCGAAGGACGGCCGCCAGCGCTGGGTCCTCGGCTCCGTGGGGCCCGGCACCAAGCTGCCCTCGCTCGGTCACATCGCGTACGACGTGCTGCGGGACGGCTACCAGCAGAACGCGGAGGGCCTGCTCGCCGGCGGCGCGGACGCCCTGATCGTGGAGACCACGCAGGACCTGCTGCAGACGAAGTCCAGCCTGATCGGCGCGCGCCGGGCGATGGACGCACTGGGTATCGACGTGCCGCTGATCTGCTCGCTCGCCTTCGAGACGACCGGCGTCATGCTGCTCGGCTCCGAGATCGGCGCCGCGCTGACCGCCCTCGAGCCGCTCGGCATCGACCTGATCGGGCTGAACTGCTCGACGGGCCCGGACGAGATGAGCGAGCACCTGCGCTATCTGGCCCAGCACTCGCGTACACCGCTGATGTGCATGCCGAACGCCGGTCTGCCCGTGCTGACCAAGGACGGGGCGCACTTCCCGCTCGGCCCCGAGGGGCTGGCGGACGCGCAGGAGACCTTCGTCAGCGACTACGGCCTGTCCCTGATCGGCGGCTGCTGCGGTACGACGCCCGAGCATCTGCGCCAGGTCGTCGAGCGGGCCCGTGGCCTCACCCCCGCGGTCCGCGACCCGCGGCCCGAGCCCGGCGCCGCCTCGCTCTACCAGACCGTGCCCTTCCGGCAGGACACCTCGTACCTCGCCATCGGTGAGCGGACGAACGCGAATGGGTCGAAGAAGTTCCGTGAGGCGATGCTGGAGGCGCGGTGGGACGACTGTGTGGAGATGGCGCGTGACCAGATCCGCGAGGGCGCGCACCTGCTCGATCTCTGCGTCGACTACGTGGGGCGCGACGGGGTCGCGGACATGGCGGAGCTGGCCGGACGGTTCGCGACCGCCTCCACGCTGCCGATCGTGCTGGACTCCACCGAGCTGCCCGTGCTGCGGGCCGGCCTGGAGAAGCTCGGCGGGCGCGCGGTCCTGAACTCGGTGAACTACGAGGACGGTGACGGGCCCGAGTCGCGCTTCGTGAAGGTGACGCAGCTGGCCGCCGAGCACGGTGCGGCGCTGATCGCCCTGACCATCGACGAGGAGGGCCAGGCCCGTACCGTCGAGCACAAGGTGGCCATCGCGGAGCGGCTCATCGAGGACCTCACGGGCAACTGGGGCATTCACGAGTCGGACATCCTCATCGACTGCCTGACCTTCACCATCTGCACCGGGCAGGAGGAGTCGCGCAAGGACGGCATCGCCACGATCGGGGCGATCCGTGAGCTGAAGAAGCGCCACCCCGACGTCCAGACCACCCTCGGCCTGTCCAACATCTCCTTCGGTCTCAACCCGGCGGCCCGCGTCGTCCTGAACTCGGTCTTCCTCGACGAGTGTGTGAAGGCGGGGCTGGACTCCGCGATCGTGCACGCGTCGAAGATCCTGCCGATCGCGCGGCTGGACGAGGAGCAGGTCAAGGTCGCCCACGACCTGATCTACGACCGCCGCGCCGAGGACTACGACCCGCTGCAGCGGCTCATGGAGCTCTTCGAGGGCGTCAACATGAAGTCGATGAAGGAGGGCAAGGCCGAGGAGCTCCTCGCGCTGCCTCTGGACGAGCGGCTTCAGCGCCGGATCATCGACGGCGAGAAGAAGGGGCTGGAGGCCGACCTCGACGAGGCCCTGCAGACGCGTCCCGCGCTCGACATCGTCAACGACACCCTGCTGGAGGGCATGAAGGTCGTCGGCGAGCTGTTCGGCTCCGGCCAGATGCAGTTGCCCTTCGTGCTCCAGTCAGCCGAGGTCATGAAGACCGCGGTGGCCCATCTGGAGCCGCACATGGAGAAGTCGGACGCCGAGGGCAAGGGCACCATCGTGCTGGCCACCGTCCGCGGCGACGTCCACGACATCGGCAAGAACCTCGTCGACATCATCCTGTCCAACAACGGCTACAACGTCGTCAACATCGGCATCAAGCAGCCCGTCTCCGCGATCCTGGAAGCCGCCGAGGAGAACCGCGCCGACGTCATCGGCATGTCCGGCCTCCTGGTCAAGTCCACCGTGATCATGAAGGAGAACCTCCAGGAGCTCAACCAGCGCAAGCTGGCCGCCGAGTACCCGGTCATCCTGGGCGGCGCCGCCCTGACCCGCGCCTACGTCGAACAGGACCTCCACGAGATCTACGAGGGCGAGGTCCGCTACGCCCGGGACGCCTTCGAGGGCCTGCGGCTGATGGACGCGCTCATCGGGGTCAAGCGCGGCGTTCCGGGTGCCGTCCTGCCCGAGCTCAAACAGCGCCGGGTGCCCAAGCGCGAGGCGGCCGTGCTGGAGGTCGAGGAGCCGGAGGAGGGCGTGCGTTCCGACGTCTCGGTCACCAACCCCGTCCCCGAGCCCCCGTTCTGGGGCACCCGGGTCGTCAAGGGCATCCAGCTCAAGGAGTACGCCTCCTGGCTCGACGAGGGCGCACTCTTCAAGGGCCAGTGGGGCCTCAAGCAGGCCCGCGCCGGCGACGGACCCACGTACGAGGAGCTGGTCGAGACCGAGGGCCGGCCGCACCTGCGGGGCTGGCTCGACAAGCTGCACACCGAGAACCTGCTGGAAGCGGCCGTCGTCTACGGCTACTTCCCCTGCGTCTCCAAGGGCGACGACCTGATCCTGCTGCACGAGGACGGCTCGGAGCGCACCCGCTTCACCTTCCCGCGCCAGCGCCGCGGCCGCCGCCTCTGCCTCGCCGACTTCTTCCGCCCCGAGGAGTCCGGCGAGACGGACGTCATCGGCCTCCAGGTCGTCACCGTCGGATCGCGGATCGGCGGCGAGACCGCCAAGCTCTTCGAGGCCAACGCCTACCGCGACTACCTGGAGCTGCACGGCCTCTCCGTCCAGCTGGCCGAGGCCCTCGCCGAGTACTGGCACGCCCGGGTCCGCTCGGAGCTCGGCTTCGCGGGCGAGGACCCGGCCGACGTAGAGGACATGTTCGCGCTGAAGTACCGCGGCGCGCGATTCTCCCTCGGCTACGGCGCCTGCCCGGACCTGGAGGACCGGGCCAAGATCGCCGACCTGCTCCAGCCCGAGCGGATCGGCGTGCACCTGTCCGAGGAGTTCCAGCTCCACCCGGAGCAGTCCACCGACGCGATCGTCATCCACCACCCGGAGGCGAAGTACTTCAACGCGCGGTAA